The following coding sequences are from one Leptolyngbya sp. NIES-3755 window:
- a CDS encoding UbiC transcription regulator-associated domain protein (similar to AA sequence:cyanobase_aa:LBDG_08880) → MPIPLHSKISKELRDRMISGQYQPGDQLPSEHQLMSEFEVSRITARRAIANLMQQGLVIVQQGKGAFVADHQKVTHRLSSPLLLEADMAEQDVTVTIQSLVFELVTVPPEVEEILSVKIAYFQKKVLLFNGVPGCVDVTYIAPELGKAYEKDLKKQLSLTALENHGIFTEKLDAVIECTQADDETGELLEVPLGHPLIVYQHTAYTEGNCAIVHGKSISRGDRLCYSVQIKRASQCTV, encoded by the coding sequence ATGCCCATTCCTCTGCACAGTAAGATCTCAAAAGAATTGCGCGATCGCATGATTAGCGGACAATATCAACCAGGGGATCAACTACCGAGCGAACATCAGTTGATGTCTGAGTTTGAGGTGAGTCGGATTACGGCTAGACGAGCGATCGCGAATTTGATGCAGCAAGGTTTGGTGATTGTTCAACAAGGAAAAGGAGCGTTCGTTGCAGACCATCAGAAAGTCACTCACAGACTCTCTAGTCCGTTGTTGCTCGAAGCAGATATGGCGGAACAGGATGTTACTGTAACCATTCAATCTCTGGTGTTTGAATTGGTTACAGTTCCGCCAGAAGTCGAGGAGATTCTATCGGTAAAAATTGCTTATTTTCAAAAGAAGGTATTGTTATTCAATGGTGTCCCAGGCTGTGTTGATGTCACTTACATTGCTCCAGAGTTAGGAAAAGCTTATGAGAAAGACCTTAAAAAGCAACTCAGCTTAACGGCTCTAGAGAATCATGGGATTTTTACAGAAAAGCTTGATGCGGTGATTGAATGTACACAAGCAGATGATGAAACGGGTGAACTATTAGAAGTACCGCTTGGACATCCGTTGATTGTTTACCAGCATACGGCTTACACGGAAGGAAATTGTGCGATCGTACACGGCAAATCAATCTCACGCGGCGATCGTTTATGTTATTCAGTGCAGATCAAGAGAGCATCACAATGTACGGTTTAG
- a CDS encoding FAD-dependent pyridine nucleotide-disulfide oxidoreductase (similar to AA sequence:cyanobase_aa:LBDG_51750): MEPVTQPPKHRVVIIGGGFGGLYAAQSLKNADVDVTLIDKRNFHLFQPLLYQVATGTLSSADISAPLRSILSRQKNACVLMDEARDIDPENQQVITSRGAIPYDTLIVATGASHHYFGNDQWKDDAPGLKTVEDAIEIRRRIFLAFEAAEKETDPEKRKALLTFVVVGAGPTGVEMAGAIADLANHTLKQDFRSIDTTETQILLVEGLDRVLPPYPADLSVKAAEQLTKLGVTVRTKTKVTQIEGEKMTLESDDQTETISAKTILWAAGVKASGVGRVISDRTGASLDRVGRVMVESDLSVPNHPNIFVIGDLAHCADPEGKPYPGVAPVAMQEGKYVARLIKARLQSRSLDRFLYKEFGSLAVIGQNAAVANLGGIHLSGFIAWFIWIVAHVYFLIEFENKLVVMIQWVWSYVTRARGARIITDTTLVPAESPARSRQEEPLKV, from the coding sequence ATGGAACCTGTGACGCAACCGCCCAAGCATCGTGTGGTTATTATCGGTGGTGGATTCGGTGGCTTGTATGCCGCTCAGAGTCTCAAAAACGCCGATGTTGATGTGACCTTGATTGACAAGCGTAATTTTCATTTATTCCAACCGCTGCTCTACCAAGTCGCAACTGGAACCCTTTCATCTGCCGATATTTCTGCCCCTTTACGATCGATTCTCAGCCGCCAAAAAAATGCCTGCGTCTTAATGGACGAAGCGAGAGACATCGATCCCGAAAACCAGCAAGTGATCACCAGTCGGGGAGCGATTCCCTACGATACGTTGATCGTGGCAACCGGAGCGAGCCATCACTACTTCGGAAACGATCAGTGGAAAGATGATGCCCCTGGTTTGAAGACGGTTGAAGATGCGATCGAGATTCGTCGTCGAATTTTCCTAGCATTCGAGGCAGCCGAGAAAGAGACTGATCCCGAAAAGCGCAAAGCGTTGTTAACCTTTGTCGTGGTGGGTGCGGGTCCGACCGGTGTGGAAATGGCGGGTGCGATCGCAGATCTCGCAAACCATACTCTGAAGCAAGATTTCCGCAGCATCGATACGACAGAAACTCAGATCTTATTAGTCGAAGGTTTGGATCGGGTCTTGCCTCCTTATCCCGCTGATCTATCTGTGAAAGCCGCTGAGCAGTTAACGAAATTGGGTGTCACGGTGCGGACAAAAACCAAAGTGACACAAATCGAAGGCGAGAAAATGACGCTCGAATCCGACGATCAAACTGAGACCATTTCGGCAAAAACGATTCTGTGGGCAGCCGGAGTGAAAGCTTCTGGAGTGGGTCGTGTGATTAGCGATCGCACTGGAGCATCCCTCGATCGTGTCGGTCGTGTCATGGTCGAATCTGATCTCAGCGTTCCGAATCATCCGAACATTTTTGTGATTGGCGATTTGGCTCACTGTGCTGATCCCGAAGGCAAACCTTATCCGGGAGTTGCACCTGTAGCGATGCAGGAAGGCAAGTATGTGGCGCGATTGATCAAGGCAAGATTACAAAGTCGATCGCTCGATCGATTCCTCTACAAAGAGTTCGGTAGCCTTGCGGTGATTGGACAAAATGCAGCCGTGGCGAATCTTGGTGGTATTCATCTGTCTGGCTTTATTGCTTGGTTCATCTGGATTGTGGCGCACGTCTACTTCTTGATTGAGTTTGAGAATAAGCTGGTCGTGATGATTCAGTGGGTCTGGAGTTATGTCACTCGTGCCCGTGGAGCGCGGATTATCACCGATACGACGTTAGTTCCAGCCGAATCGCCAGCGCGATCGCGACAGGAAGAACCACTTAAGGTTTAA
- a CDS encoding transport-associated protein (similar to AA sequence:cyanobase_aa:LBDG_51780), which produces MTRVQLREPSSTAPKSAKCDSFFDAHTMTYSLLNTIPPERVGLNGEYDHSGLAKRVLQAFQAHFPAQDLAGLRVNQRGKVVILLGSLRSTELLNQLTSIAINVDGAIDVETNGIRFR; this is translated from the coding sequence ATGACAAGGGTGCAATTACGAGAACCGTCTTCTACCGCGCCGAAATCTGCGAAGTGTGATTCCTTTTTTGATGCTCACACCATGACATACTCCCTTTTGAATACGATTCCGCCTGAGCGGGTCGGTCTTAATGGCGAATATGACCATAGCGGTTTGGCGAAGCGAGTTCTTCAGGCTTTCCAAGCTCATTTCCCGGCTCAAGATTTAGCAGGATTGCGAGTGAATCAACGCGGGAAGGTCGTGATCTTGTTGGGAAGCTTACGATCGACAGAATTATTAAACCAATTAACATCGATCGCGATCAACGTGGATGGCGCGATCGATGTCGAAACCAACGGCATTCGATTCAGATAA
- a CDS encoding hypothetical protein (hypothetical protein gll2500;~similar to AA sequence:cyanobase_aa:LBDG_08900), giving the protein MSCFTLKDFPLYCGATLPEAQIVYQTYGTLNSDRTNAILYPTSYGAQHPDIDWLIRPDGILDPTEWFIVIPNMFGNGLSTSPSNSEIEVESIRFSHYDNVRAQKQLLEEVFQIEQLALVYGWSMGAQQAYHWGALFPDRVLRIAALCGTARTTDHNRIFLQSLRTALTADPAWTGTRFERLPDRGFRAFAHIYASWAASQAFYREGIYYQLGYRSLEDYIARFWEMNYRKRDPHNLIAMIDTWLHCDVSDNPIYQGDYIAAMNAIEAKTFVIPATTDLYFTPEDCAAEAALIPNAECHLIESIWGHRAGNPYQYPPDASLIRSLIQTLLQEPL; this is encoded by the coding sequence ATGAGTTGTTTCACTCTGAAAGACTTTCCGCTGTACTGTGGTGCAACATTGCCCGAAGCCCAGATCGTTTATCAAACCTATGGGACATTAAACAGCGATCGAACTAATGCAATTCTCTACCCAACCTCTTATGGAGCGCAGCATCCAGACATCGATTGGCTAATCCGCCCGGACGGAATCTTAGATCCAACCGAATGGTTTATTGTGATTCCGAACATGTTCGGGAATGGTCTATCCACTTCACCGAGCAACAGTGAGATTGAAGTAGAAAGCATTCGGTTTAGTCACTACGACAATGTTCGTGCACAGAAACAGCTACTTGAGGAAGTCTTTCAGATTGAACAATTAGCACTGGTCTATGGTTGGTCAATGGGCGCACAACAGGCATATCACTGGGGTGCGCTCTTTCCCGATCGTGTTCTCAGAATTGCTGCCCTCTGCGGAACGGCTCGAACCACCGATCACAATCGCATCTTTCTCCAAAGCTTACGGACAGCATTAACGGCTGATCCAGCTTGGACAGGAACGCGATTTGAACGATTACCCGATCGAGGTTTTCGCGCCTTTGCTCATATCTATGCAAGTTGGGCAGCGTCTCAAGCTTTCTATCGAGAAGGTATCTATTACCAACTTGGCTATCGTTCGCTAGAGGATTACATTGCTCGATTCTGGGAAATGAACTATCGCAAACGTGATCCGCACAATTTGATAGCAATGATAGATACCTGGCTGCATTGCGATGTCAGTGACAATCCGATCTATCAAGGCGACTATATTGCTGCCATGAATGCGATCGAAGCCAAAACTTTTGTAATCCCTGCAACAACTGATTTGTACTTTACACCGGAAGATTGTGCAGCAGAAGCCGCTTTGATCCCGAATGCAGAATGTCATTTAATTGAATCAATTTGGGGACATCGTGCTGGCAATCCGTATCAATATCCGCCTGATGCTTCGTTGATTCGATCTCTGATCCAAACTCTACTCCAAGAACCACTATGA
- a CDS encoding YiaAB two helix domain-containing protein (similar to AA sequence:cyanobase_aa:LBDG_51760), producing the protein MQKYDSTTQAHSNAWIFQAWASFAISVTATTIGICYLPVDGWVKGYVGMGTLFTVASTFSVAKTTRDMHESKRLVSRVDEAKLERILTEHDPFKK; encoded by the coding sequence ATGCAGAAGTACGACAGCACCACTCAAGCTCACAGTAACGCATGGATTTTTCAGGCTTGGGCATCGTTCGCGATTTCGGTTACGGCAACGACGATCGGGATTTGTTATCTGCCTGTTGACGGTTGGGTGAAGGGGTACGTTGGAATGGGGACGCTCTTTACGGTGGCATCGACGTTTAGTGTGGCAAAGACAACACGCGATATGCACGAATCGAAGCGACTGGTCTCACGAGTGGATGAAGCGAAATTAGAGCGGATCTTAACGGAACACGACCCGTTCAAGAAGTAG
- a CDS encoding hypothetical protein (hypothetical protein MAE_58050;~similar to AA sequence:cyanobase_aa:LBDG_24520) encodes MRDTVDSQVEFYLRQARQLSRAGIYEDAIAALDKLLQRQPSSFVAWFERGKAFYGLKRYESAIESFKESILLKADYEPAWNLQGMALSRLQRHAEAIASYDQAIQLCPANYKGWYNRANALLKLGSSYEALYSYEETLKLKPTYTKAWYNRGIVLTQLKRFEDAIDSYNQALSTRPHFSAAHYNLGNLFCRLERYEEALRSYQQVLEIRPNLYEVWYNQANAFYRLGLHKQAIESYDRALSINPNSDRIWYSRGVALSRIGQRENAIASFEKAINLNPNLSDAVTRRDQLLSD; translated from the coding sequence ATGCGCGATACTGTCGATTCTCAAGTCGAATTTTATCTCAGACAAGCTCGGCAACTCAGTCGAGCGGGAATTTACGAGGATGCGATCGCGGCACTCGATAAACTCCTGCAACGTCAACCGAGTTCGTTTGTCGCCTGGTTTGAACGGGGAAAAGCTTTTTATGGACTCAAGCGGTATGAAAGCGCGATCGAGAGCTTTAAAGAATCGATTTTGCTGAAAGCCGATTACGAACCTGCTTGGAACTTGCAAGGGATGGCACTGTCTCGACTTCAACGACATGCAGAAGCGATCGCAAGTTACGATCAAGCGATTCAACTCTGTCCCGCGAACTACAAAGGCTGGTACAACCGAGCGAATGCACTATTGAAACTTGGATCGAGCTACGAAGCGCTTTACAGCTATGAGGAAACGCTCAAGCTCAAACCGACTTACACAAAAGCTTGGTACAACCGAGGAATTGTTCTAACTCAACTAAAGCGATTTGAAGACGCGATCGACAGTTACAATCAAGCCCTTTCGACTCGTCCTCATTTTTCTGCCGCTCACTACAATCTCGGTAATTTGTTTTGTCGGTTAGAACGCTACGAAGAAGCTTTGAGAAGCTACCAGCAAGTTCTAGAAATTCGTCCTAACTTATACGAAGTTTGGTACAACCAGGCGAATGCGTTCTATCGATTGGGACTGCATAAACAAGCGATCGAGAGTTATGACCGGGCTTTGAGTATTAACCCAAATAGCGATCGTATCTGGTACAGTCGTGGTGTGGCACTCAGTCGGATTGGACAACGGGAAAACGCGATCGCATCGTTTGAAAAAGCGATCAACTTGAATCCAAACCTCTCTGATGCGGTCACTCGGCGCGATCAACTTCTCAGCGATTAA
- a CDS encoding fatty acid desaturase (similar to AA sequence:cyanobase_aa:LBDG_08890), producing the protein MISSVSESNSIEPESKRCSPLSNEALKNLNTRSTSKGLFQLSAHFAILGISGYLWGTNLGHNWFIAIPALVIYGFGFAAMFAPMHESSHRTAFENNLLNDSVCWLAGVLSFYNGAFYRRYHKWHHRYAQDFNNDPELSDPLPQTLPQYLIMLSGASWWWGKLKTHCKVATGQLEDYPYISEELRHGVMFAVRSQLAVYGVAIAISIVAGHPWFVTYWLFPLMVGQPMLRMILLSEHTGCTHDNNPLTNTRSTKTLFPLQFLMWNMPYHAEHHLYPSIPFHQLPAAHEQLREHFTYKDQGYVEVNYSFAKNLV; encoded by the coding sequence ATGATTTCATCTGTTTCTGAGTCTAACTCGATTGAACCGGAGTCAAAGCGTTGCTCGCCCTTGAGTAATGAAGCTTTGAAAAACTTGAATACTCGATCGACCTCTAAAGGATTGTTCCAACTTTCAGCACACTTCGCAATTCTCGGCATCAGTGGCTATCTTTGGGGCACGAATCTAGGGCATAACTGGTTCATTGCAATTCCCGCACTCGTTATCTATGGATTCGGCTTTGCTGCAATGTTCGCTCCGATGCACGAATCGTCTCACCGCACTGCATTCGAGAATAATTTACTGAATGATTCGGTTTGCTGGCTTGCAGGTGTGCTGTCTTTCTACAATGGTGCATTCTATCGTCGGTATCACAAATGGCATCATCGCTATGCCCAAGACTTTAACAATGATCCAGAGCTAAGTGATCCGCTTCCTCAAACTTTGCCTCAATATCTGATCATGCTGAGTGGTGCTTCTTGGTGGTGGGGCAAGCTGAAAACTCACTGTAAAGTTGCCACTGGACAGCTAGAAGACTATCCGTACATTTCAGAAGAATTGCGGCATGGTGTAATGTTTGCAGTTCGATCGCAGTTAGCCGTTTATGGAGTTGCGATCGCTATCTCGATTGTTGCAGGTCATCCTTGGTTCGTTACCTACTGGCTTTTCCCTTTAATGGTTGGACAGCCGATGCTCCGAATGATTCTGCTTTCAGAACACACCGGGTGTACGCATGATAACAATCCGTTGACGAATACTCGATCGACAAAAACGCTCTTTCCGCTTCAGTTCTTGATGTGGAATATGCCGTATCATGCCGAACACCATCTTTATCCTTCGATTCCATTCCATCAATTACCTGCTGCACACGAACAGTTAAGAGAACATTTCACCTACAAAGATCAAGGCTATGTCGAAGTAAACTACAGCTTTGCTAAAAACCTTGTATGA
- a CDS encoding peptidase M22, glycoprotease (similar to AA sequence:cyanobase_aa:LBDG_51810) encodes MLFSADQESITMYGLAIHTSSPDLGLAISDFEEDQRSTVLNLGRDLSSSLHTHLLEFLKPQSWKDLAFIAVAIGPGGFTGTRIGVVAARTLAQQLEIPLFGISSLAAIAHNHSGTIAVQMPAQRGELYTAIYENGVVLQSDSVMSAEQWMKVLEQHTLAQRIEAESNQGEHVEGILAIAVQHWQKGERPHWSEALPYYGQHPVDLS; translated from the coding sequence ATGTTATTCAGTGCAGATCAAGAGAGCATCACAATGTACGGTTTAGCGATTCACACAAGCAGTCCGGATTTAGGATTGGCGATTTCTGATTTTGAAGAGGATCAGCGATCGACCGTTCTCAATCTCGGTCGCGATCTATCTAGTTCATTACACACGCATCTATTGGAATTTCTCAAACCGCAATCCTGGAAAGATTTGGCTTTTATTGCAGTTGCGATCGGTCCTGGTGGCTTTACTGGAACTCGAATCGGAGTCGTTGCCGCTCGAACTTTAGCGCAACAGTTAGAGATTCCATTGTTCGGAATTTCGAGTTTAGCCGCGATCGCACACAATCACTCTGGAACGATCGCGGTTCAAATGCCTGCTCAACGAGGTGAACTTTACACGGCGATTTATGAGAATGGCGTTGTATTGCAATCGGACTCGGTTATGTCAGCAGAACAATGGATGAAAGTTTTAGAACAGCACACCCTTGCTCAGCGAATTGAAGCGGAATCGAATCAGGGGGAACATGTTGAGGGAATTTTAGCGATCGCAGTTCAACACTGGCAAAAAGGGGAGCGCCCCCACTGGTCAGAAGCACTCCCCTACTATGGTCAACACCCAGTCGATCTTAGTTAG
- a CDS encoding penicillin-binding protein (similar to AA sequence:cyanobase_aa:LBDG_51770) yields MRCEVHFAPRTPYPTPRTPLKYLQSPIASSMTQPPLPPRRSQTVLGNFTQAVKTTLTRINFSKLRLKPNARVPELFVQDADAPKAQVFPLLGDRYSIGRSSKSCDIVVRNPVVSQVHAVIKRDRKRKFLGLPTRSRFMIRDEGSTNGLYRGKRKLKSKILYNGDVISLGPPELAASVRVQYKDPLPWYLKAVRYGLFGISGVTALTVAVVGIEWQRFSVYPLPESVQGPVVINSRDGQPLRTPRTDRHVEIQNMRDFSQFLPDAVMASEDSRFFWHLGVDPIGTARALFTNVRGGEIREGGSTLTQQLARSVLPDYVGRQDSAGRKIREAIVALKLETVYSKDFLLKMYMNRVYLGSGIYGFEDASQFYFGKSAKDLSLSEAATLVGILPAPNSFNPVTNYKAAVDYRDRVLERMAQQGMVSQEEADRARRSRIEISPRARQELQSAIAPYFYSAVFDELESLLGGSLASEGNFIVETGLDRRLQSRAEAALRNSVETTGASAGYSQGAVVTLNAKTGEVLAMVGGTDYRESQFNRATQALRQPGSTFKIFAYTAALEQGISPGTSYSCAPLNWGGQVYDGCGGGSADFYSGLAQSLNVIALRVAQDVGLDKVVQMAQRMGVKSNLKAVPGLVLGQSETTPLEMTSAFGVLANDGVRNRPHTIKRILDSGDCKNREDINTCRVIYQADQDGENNQRVIQPEVAQTMTTLLQGVVRSGTGRAAAIGLGEAGKTGTTNDNKDLWFIGYVPSQTIVTGVWLGNDNNAPTDGNSGLAAKLWGDYMRQVVR; encoded by the coding sequence ATGAGGTGTGAGGTGCATTTCGCACCCCGTACCCCGTACCCCACACCCCGCACCCCGCTAAAATATCTACAGTCCCCGATCGCTTCCTCCATGACTCAACCGCCTCTGCCCCCACGTCGATCGCAAACCGTTCTCGGCAATTTCACCCAAGCTGTTAAAACGACACTCACGCGAATCAATTTCTCAAAGCTGAGATTGAAACCGAATGCGCGAGTGCCAGAATTATTCGTGCAAGATGCCGATGCCCCAAAGGCACAGGTATTCCCGCTGTTGGGCGATCGCTATTCGATCGGGCGCAGTTCTAAGTCGTGCGATATCGTGGTGCGGAATCCGGTGGTGAGTCAAGTTCATGCTGTGATCAAACGCGATCGCAAACGGAAATTTTTGGGATTGCCGACTCGATCGAGGTTCATGATTCGCGATGAAGGGTCAACAAATGGACTTTATCGCGGCAAACGGAAGCTGAAATCGAAAATTCTCTACAACGGCGATGTCATTTCTTTAGGTCCGCCTGAACTTGCCGCATCGGTTCGCGTTCAATATAAAGATCCGCTGCCTTGGTATCTCAAAGCGGTTCGATACGGATTGTTCGGAATCAGTGGGGTGACGGCTCTAACGGTTGCAGTCGTTGGAATCGAATGGCAACGATTTTCAGTGTATCCATTGCCGGAATCGGTTCAGGGTCCGGTTGTGATTAATTCGCGAGATGGGCAACCGCTCCGAACACCGAGAACCGATCGACATGTTGAAATCCAAAACATGAGAGATTTTTCCCAATTCTTACCGGATGCGGTAATGGCTTCTGAGGATTCAAGGTTCTTCTGGCATTTGGGCGTTGATCCAATTGGAACCGCTCGCGCTTTGTTTACGAATGTTCGTGGCGGAGAAATCCGAGAAGGCGGAAGTACCCTGACTCAACAATTGGCAAGAAGTGTTTTGCCTGATTATGTCGGGCGACAAGATTCGGCGGGGCGGAAAATTCGAGAAGCGATCGTCGCGCTCAAACTCGAAACCGTCTACAGCAAAGATTTCTTATTGAAGATGTACATGAATCGGGTTTACCTTGGTAGCGGGATTTATGGATTTGAAGACGCATCACAGTTCTACTTCGGGAAATCCGCGAAAGATTTGAGCTTATCGGAAGCGGCGACTTTGGTTGGAATTTTGCCTGCACCGAATAGTTTTAATCCAGTCACGAACTATAAAGCGGCAGTTGACTACCGCGATCGAGTCCTCGAACGAATGGCGCAACAGGGCATGGTGTCGCAAGAAGAAGCCGATCGTGCGCGTCGATCGCGGATTGAAATTAGTCCGAGAGCGCGGCAAGAATTACAAAGTGCGATCGCGCCTTATTTCTACAGTGCCGTGTTTGATGAACTTGAATCGCTGCTCGGTGGCAGTCTTGCGAGCGAAGGCAATTTTATTGTTGAAACGGGACTCGATCGACGACTGCAATCAAGAGCCGAAGCTGCTTTGAGAAATAGCGTCGAAACCACTGGCGCAAGTGCAGGATACTCTCAAGGTGCTGTCGTCACACTGAATGCAAAAACGGGTGAAGTGCTTGCGATGGTGGGCGGAACGGACTACCGAGAAAGTCAGTTTAATCGGGCAACTCAAGCACTCAGACAGCCCGGATCGACCTTTAAAATCTTCGCGTACACGGCAGCCCTCGAACAAGGTATCTCTCCAGGAACCAGCTACTCTTGTGCACCTTTAAATTGGGGTGGACAGGTTTATGACGGTTGTGGAGGCGGTTCGGCAGATTTTTACTCAGGGCTTGCACAGTCGCTCAACGTGATCGCGCTAAGGGTTGCTCAAGATGTGGGACTCGATAAAGTCGTGCAAATGGCGCAGCGAATGGGCGTGAAATCGAACCTAAAGGCGGTTCCAGGACTGGTTTTAGGACAAAGTGAAACGACCCCTTTGGAAATGACCAGTGCATTTGGTGTGCTGGCGAATGATGGGGTTCGGAATCGTCCGCATACAATTAAGCGAATTCTGGACAGTGGAGACTGTAAGAATCGCGAGGACATCAATACTTGTCGAGTGATTTATCAAGCCGATCAGGATGGCGAAAACAATCAGCGAGTCATTCAACCGGAAGTGGCGCAGACGATGACGACATTGCTCCAGGGAGTGGTGCGATCGGGAACGGGACGTGCCGCCGCGATCGGACTCGGTGAAGCTGGAAAAACGGGAACGACGAATGATAACAAAGACCTATGGTTTATTGGCTATGTCCCAAGTCAGACGATCGTGACTGGCGTATGGCTAGGGAACGATAATAACGCTCCAACTGACGGAAATAGTGGGCTTGCTGCGAAACTTTGGGGCGACTATATGCGTCAAGTGGTTCGATGA
- a CDS encoding hypothetical protein (similar to AA sequence:cyanobase_aa:LBDG_51800) produces MNTLKRIRQAVLLVLLMAMVLIAPMQAAFAADPSYSPGAPDSPLKKEKTLYEGRRTVSTGQQPEAKDLPGKIQQDLKNIDSDRPKTTGEWNREAQETAGEPGKRLGRIAKETGEAVKDFGGMYPDTAERSGDALQESLDRSN; encoded by the coding sequence ATGAATACATTAAAACGAATTCGCCAGGCTGTATTGTTGGTTCTATTGATGGCAATGGTGCTGATTGCTCCGATGCAGGCGGCGTTTGCAGCAGATCCGTCTTACTCGCCGGGTGCACCTGATAGCCCGTTGAAGAAGGAAAAGACGTTGTACGAAGGTCGTCGCACGGTTAGCACTGGACAACAACCAGAAGCGAAAGATTTACCGGGCAAGATTCAGCAAGATCTGAAGAATATTGACAGCGATCGACCCAAGACGACGGGCGAATGGAATCGTGAAGCACAGGAAACCGCAGGCGAACCGGGTAAGCGCTTAGGTCGAATTGCAAAGGAAACGGGTGAAGCAGTGAAGGACTTTGGAGGAATGTATCCTGATACCGCAGAGCGTAGCGGTGATGCGTTGCAAGAAAGTCTCGATCGTTCTAACTAA
- a CDS encoding hypothetical protein (hypothetical protein MicvaDRAFT_1254;~similar to AA sequence:cyanobase_aa:LBDG_51790), translating into MPSSTIQQIQASLITTENFRPFGQLIQASNDGKNFDQEDAQLHLQNGIPRFYIMRLKHRGRKFHKITRHQHCTQCLGSLEGKEWLIVVAPPGTAENPAIADLTAFRIPGNCFIKLDIGTWHAGPYFDGEVVDFYNLELSDTNIVDHDTCDLRATYGVEFEII; encoded by the coding sequence ATGCCGTCCTCAACGATTCAACAGATTCAAGCCAGTCTGATCACGACTGAGAACTTTCGTCCGTTCGGACAATTGATCCAAGCTTCAAATGATGGGAAAAACTTTGATCAAGAAGATGCCCAACTTCATCTACAGAATGGCATTCCCCGCTTCTACATCATGCGCCTGAAGCATCGAGGACGAAAGTTTCACAAGATCACTCGCCATCAGCACTGTACTCAGTGTCTCGGTTCGCTGGAAGGCAAAGAATGGCTGATCGTCGTCGCGCCTCCAGGAACAGCGGAAAATCCAGCGATCGCTGATCTCACTGCATTCCGAATTCCCGGCAATTGTTTCATCAAACTCGACATTGGAACCTGGCACGCCGGACCCTACTTCGATGGCGAGGTGGTTGATTTCTACAATCTCGAACTGAGTGACACTAATATTGTCGATCACGACACTTGTGATCTCAGAGCGACTTATGGCGTTGAATTTGAGATTATCTGA